A stretch of Bacillus pseudomycoides DNA encodes these proteins:
- a CDS encoding ABC transporter ATP-binding protein, whose product MSVSKRLFRYAMKVKGSIFVALAMLFIFVIAELAGPFVAKIMIDDHIVGIEKSWYEAKQGEDAVLYNGTWYKRSDRFEQGEQKGKEVRIIQVGFTYYFVPNKIAAEGTRSVKGDIVTVQSGKATQVYKAKRLTNKEVYSFYEPEMKRLLLLGGGYFALLLVVSLFAYGKQFFLQKASNKIIQIMREDVFSHIQTLPIRYFDHLPAGKIVSRVTNDTEAIRELYVTVLATFVSSFIYIIGIFSALFLLDMKLALLCLMIVPILIVWAVVYRKYASVYNHKMRSRLSDINGTVNESIQGMPIIQAFRQERTTKQEFEELNEDYFKYQNKILNLNAATSHNLVGVLRNIAFTGVIWYFGGASLSATGIISLGVLYAFVDYLTRLFSPITNMVNQLANLEQARVASERVFELLDEKGEALEEERIPRLNGNVRFDDVSFSYNGKDEVLKNISFEAKKGETVALVGHTGSGKSSIMNVLFQFYEFQKGKLTIDGHDVKDIPKQALREHMGIVLQDPFLFSGTVASNVSLEHPRISKARIVKALHDVGTERFANNIEEEITEKGSTLSTGERQLISFARALAFDPAILVLDEATSSIDTETEAMIQRALEVVKKGRTTFIIAHRLSTIKSADQIIVLDRGRILEKGSHDELMEKKGRYYEMYKTQIEGSQSA is encoded by the coding sequence ATGAGTGTTTCAAAGCGGTTATTTAGGTACGCCATGAAAGTAAAAGGGAGCATTTTTGTGGCACTGGCAATGTTATTCATTTTCGTGATTGCAGAGCTCGCAGGACCATTTGTGGCAAAGATAATGATTGATGATCATATTGTTGGGATTGAGAAGTCTTGGTATGAAGCGAAGCAAGGTGAGGATGCCGTATTATATAACGGTACTTGGTATAAGCGAAGCGACCGTTTTGAACAAGGGGAACAAAAAGGAAAAGAAGTTCGGATTATACAGGTCGGCTTCACTTATTATTTTGTACCTAACAAAATTGCAGCAGAGGGAACGCGTTCTGTAAAGGGAGATATCGTTACAGTTCAAAGCGGGAAAGCGACGCAAGTATATAAAGCGAAAAGGTTAACAAATAAAGAAGTATATTCGTTTTATGAACCTGAGATGAAACGATTGCTTCTACTTGGCGGAGGATATTTTGCATTATTGTTAGTTGTATCTTTATTTGCATACGGTAAGCAGTTTTTCTTACAGAAAGCATCTAATAAAATCATTCAAATTATGCGTGAAGATGTCTTTTCTCATATTCAAACGTTACCGATTCGTTATTTTGATCATTTGCCAGCAGGAAAAATTGTATCGCGTGTAACGAATGATACAGAGGCAATTCGTGAGTTATATGTAACGGTGTTAGCGACATTTGTTTCTAGTTTTATTTATATTATTGGAATCTTTAGTGCTTTATTTTTACTGGATATGAAATTAGCACTTCTATGCTTAATGATCGTACCAATTTTAATCGTTTGGGCTGTTGTATATCGAAAATATGCTTCTGTGTACAATCATAAAATGCGCTCCCGGTTATCAGATATTAATGGGACAGTGAATGAATCGATCCAAGGGATGCCGATTATTCAGGCGTTTCGTCAAGAACGTACAACGAAGCAAGAGTTTGAAGAGTTAAATGAAGATTATTTTAAGTATCAAAACAAAATTTTAAATTTAAATGCAGCGACATCCCATAACTTAGTAGGTGTCTTGCGTAACATTGCGTTTACGGGAGTTATTTGGTACTTTGGCGGCGCCTCTTTGAGTGCTACGGGTATTATTTCTTTAGGAGTGCTGTATGCATTTGTCGATTATTTAACAAGGCTCTTCTCACCAATCACCAATATGGTGAATCAGCTTGCGAATTTAGAACAAGCGCGCGTGGCGTCAGAACGTGTATTTGAACTGTTGGATGAAAAGGGAGAAGCGCTTGAAGAAGAGCGTATCCCGCGTCTGAATGGAAATGTTCGATTTGATGATGTTTCATTTTCTTATAACGGGAAAGATGAAGTGTTAAAAAACATTTCTTTTGAGGCAAAAAAAGGAGAGACGGTTGCCCTCGTTGGTCATACGGGATCGGGGAAAAGTTCCATTATGAATGTACTTTTCCAATTTTATGAGTTTCAAAAAGGAAAACTGACAATTGATGGGCATGACGTGAAAGATATACCAAAGCAGGCACTTCGTGAGCATATGGGGATTGTACTGCAAGATCCATTTCTATTTAGTGGTACAGTTGCATCGAATGTAAGCTTAGAACATCCGAGGATTTCAAAGGCTCGAATTGTAAAAGCACTGCACGATGTAGGGACAGAGCGATTTGCTAACAATATAGAAGAAGAAATTACGGAAAAAGGAAGCACACTTTCAACTGGGGAGCGCCAACTCATATCTTTCGCGCGTGCGTTAGCATTTGATCCTGCTATTTTAGTGTTAGATGAAGCGACGTCCAGTATTGATACTGAGACTGAGGCGATGATTCAAAGAGCGCTCGAAGTTGTAAAGAAGGGAAGAACAACATTTATCATTGCGCATCGCCTTTCAACCATTAAGAGTGCAGACCAAATCATTGTACTTGACCGGGGGAGGATTCTTGAAAAGGGATCTCACGATGAATTAATGGAGAAAAAAGGTCGTTATTATGAAATGTACAAAACGCAAATAGAAGGAAGTCAAAGTGCGTAA
- a CDS encoding GNAT family N-acetyltransferase — MIRVYKEKEDKISILNLIKSMGIEEEVGSLDDIVLNSTQFLLYEQNGIEGFSYSSVYTNSAGESIAQISVYVEPDSRFKGIGSTLYKAMEEVISETKPDFVCVYMRVESENPIGFAKKMRFEKWWGSLESVYKGGTFPKIDIEFIKYEDRFFDQFVKMVQECYYELHEKNDIKPYLAPEDGVKTYKLNNKNNVYLVLEDEQIVASVTTGEGILDNLMVAPSHQGKGYGRKALQFGMNEMLEEGYEEIRICFLEGNESAERLYTSLGFKPLHNTQVYRKFL; from the coding sequence ATGATACGTGTTTATAAGGAAAAAGAGGATAAGATCAGTATATTAAATCTAATAAAAAGTATGGGGATAGAAGAAGAGGTAGGTTCTCTAGATGATATTGTCCTAAATTCTACGCAATTTCTTCTATATGAACAAAATGGAATTGAAGGGTTCTCATACTCATCTGTCTATACAAATAGTGCTGGAGAGTCTATTGCTCAAATCAGTGTTTATGTAGAACCAGATTCCCGTTTCAAAGGTATTGGTTCTACATTATATAAAGCAATGGAAGAGGTAATTTCTGAAACGAAGCCGGATTTTGTATGTGTTTATATGAGAGTCGAATCAGAAAACCCTATTGGTTTTGCTAAGAAAATGAGGTTTGAAAAATGGTGGGGTTCACTTGAATCGGTATACAAGGGGGGCACTTTTCCTAAAATAGACATTGAGTTTATTAAATATGAAGATAGATTTTTTGACCAGTTTGTAAAAATGGTACAGGAATGTTATTACGAGTTGCACGAAAAGAATGATATTAAACCTTACCTTGCGCCAGAAGACGGTGTGAAAACATACAAATTAAACAATAAAAATAATGTATATTTGGTGTTAGAAGATGAACAAATTGTTGCATCAGTTACTACTGGAGAAGGGATATTAGATAACTTAATGGTTGCGCCAAGTCACCAAGGAAAGGGATATGGACGTAAGGCTTTACAATTCGGTATGAACGAGATGTTAGAAGAAGGATACGAAGAAATTCGAATATGTTTTTTAGAGGGAAATGAAAGTGCTGAGAGATTGTACACATCTTTAGGCTTTAAGCCGCTTCATAATACACAAGTTTATCGAAAGTTTTTGTAA
- a CDS encoding amino acid ABC transporter substrate-binding protein — protein sequence MKKLFSVLAVTTLAVGIVAGCGKEEKKDTANQDALQQIKKSGEIVVGTEGTYPPFTFHDGSGKLTGFDVELTEEVAKRLGVKPVFKETQWDSLLAGLDAKRFDMVANEVGIREDRQKKYDFSKPYISSSAALVVAKDKDKPASFTDIKGLKAAQSLTSNYADIAKKNGAEIQGVEGFSQAVELLNSGRVDFTINDKLSVLNYLQTKKDANIKIVATEKEASQSGFLFRKGSDTLVQEVDKALEDMKKDGTYDKIAKKWFGEDVSK from the coding sequence ATGAAGAAATTATTTTCAGTGCTTGCAGTAACTACATTAGCGGTTGGTATTGTAGCAGGTTGTGGCAAAGAAGAGAAAAAAGATACAGCTAATCAAGATGCATTACAACAAATTAAAAAAAGCGGTGAAATCGTTGTTGGTACAGAGGGTACATATCCACCGTTTACATTCCACGATGGAAGTGGAAAATTAACTGGATTTGACGTTGAGTTAACAGAAGAAGTTGCAAAACGTTTAGGTGTAAAACCAGTATTTAAAGAAACGCAATGGGACAGCTTACTTGCTGGGCTAGATGCAAAACGTTTTGATATGGTTGCAAACGAAGTTGGGATTCGTGAAGATCGTCAAAAGAAGTATGATTTCTCTAAACCATATATTTCTTCTTCGGCAGCACTTGTCGTTGCAAAAGATAAAGATAAGCCAGCTTCATTTACAGATATTAAAGGTTTGAAAGCTGCGCAGTCTTTAACAAGTAACTATGCGGACATTGCAAAGAAAAATGGTGCAGAAATCCAAGGTGTAGAAGGATTTAGCCAAGCGGTAGAATTACTTAACTCAGGACGTGTAGATTTCACAATTAATGACAAGTTATCAGTGTTAAACTATTTACAAACGAAAAAAGATGCAAATATTAAAATTGTAGCAACAGAAAAAGAAGCATCACAAAGTGGGTTCTTATTCCGTAAGGGTAGCGATACATTAGTACAAGAAGTAGATAAAGCGTTAGAAGATATGAAAAAAGATGGTACGTATGACAAAATAGCGAAAAAATGGTTTGGTGAAGATGTATCTAAGTAG
- a CDS encoding amino acid ABC transporter permease, protein MYLSSAIVTDRLSTWIDIMQASLMPMLEGALFTTIPLALITFVIGIILATLTALARISNSRLLQWIARIYVSIIRGTPLLVQLFIIFYGLPTLKIEIDPYPAAIIGFSLNVGAYASEIIRASILSIPKGQWEAAYTIGMTYPQALKRIILPQATRVSIPPLSNTFISLVKDTSLASLILVTEMFRKAQEIAAMNYEFLIVYFEAGLIYWVICFLLSIVQQILEKRSERYTLK, encoded by the coding sequence ATGTATCTAAGTAGTGCAATCGTTACAGATCGATTATCTACATGGATAGATATCATGCAAGCATCCTTAATGCCTATGCTAGAGGGTGCTCTTTTCACGACAATCCCATTAGCGCTTATCACATTTGTGATTGGTATTATATTGGCGACACTTACGGCTTTAGCACGTATTTCAAATAGTCGCCTACTGCAATGGATCGCTCGTATCTATGTATCTATTATTCGCGGAACACCACTTCTTGTACAATTATTTATTATTTTCTATGGACTTCCAACTCTTAAAATTGAGATTGATCCATATCCAGCAGCTATTATTGGATTTTCATTAAATGTCGGTGCATATGCATCTGAAATTATTCGCGCATCCATTTTATCTATTCCAAAAGGACAATGGGAGGCAGCGTATACAATTGGGATGACATATCCACAAGCGTTAAAACGCATTATTTTACCGCAAGCAACGCGTGTATCGATTCCACCGCTTTCAAATACATTTATTAGTTTAGTGAAGGATACTTCATTGGCATCATTAATTTTAGTAACAGAGATGTTTCGAAAAGCACAGGAAATTGCAGCAATGAACTATGAATTTTTAATTGTTTATTTTGAAGCAGGTCTTATTTATTGGGTGATTTGTTTCTTATTATCTATCGTGCAACAAATATTAGAAAAACGTTCAGAACGTTATACGCTTAAATAA
- a CDS encoding amino acid ABC transporter ATP-binding protein, protein MISIQHLQKSFGDNTVLKHIDLSVEKGEVVVIIGPSGSGKTTFLRCLNVLETPNAGIVRIGDKELDFSKKVTKKDIVNLRTQTGMVFQHHNLFPHLTAIQNVMEGLVTVKKMGKEEAKKKATYFLEKVGLGNKMELYPFQLSGGQQQRVGIARALAMEPEVLLFDEPTSALDPELVQEVLKVMKELAKEGMTMVIVTHEMRFAHQIANRVIFMDGGVVVEQGTPEEVFTNPKEERTKKFLQMLQ, encoded by the coding sequence ATGATTTCAATTCAACATTTACAAAAGAGTTTCGGTGATAACACTGTACTAAAGCATATTGATTTATCAGTGGAAAAAGGTGAGGTTGTTGTCATTATTGGACCTTCTGGATCTGGTAAGACAACATTTTTACGGTGCCTGAATGTATTAGAAACACCAAATGCAGGTATTGTTCGCATTGGTGATAAAGAGCTGGATTTCTCTAAAAAAGTAACGAAGAAAGATATTGTAAATCTTCGTACACAAACAGGTATGGTATTCCAGCATCATAATTTATTTCCTCACTTAACAGCAATCCAAAATGTAATGGAAGGGCTTGTTACAGTGAAAAAGATGGGGAAAGAAGAAGCGAAGAAGAAAGCGACATATTTCCTTGAGAAGGTTGGACTTGGTAACAAAATGGAGTTATATCCATTCCAACTATCTGGTGGCCAGCAACAACGCGTTGGAATTGCTCGTGCGCTTGCGATGGAACCAGAAGTTTTATTATTTGATGAACCAACGTCAGCGTTAGACCCAGAACTTGTACAAGAGGTCCTAAAGGTAATGAAGGAACTTGCAAAGGAAGGGATGACAATGGTAATTGTAACGCACGAAATGCGCTTTGCTCATCAAATTGCGAATCGGGTTATCTTTATGGATGGTGGCGTTGTTGTGGAACAAGGTACACCAGAAGAAGTATTTACAAATCCAAAAGAAGAACGGACGAAAAAATTCCTACAAATGTTGCAGTAG
- a CDS encoding alpha/beta-type small acid-soluble spore protein has product MANQNNPLVVPGATAAIDQMKYEIAQEFGVQLGADSTARANGSVGGEITKRLVAMAEQSLGGYQK; this is encoded by the coding sequence ATGGCAAACCAAAATAATCCATTAGTAGTACCAGGCGCAACAGCAGCAATCGATCAAATGAAATATGAAATCGCTCAAGAATTTGGTGTACAATTAGGAGCAGATTCTACAGCTCGTGCAAACGGTTCTGTTGGTGGCGAAATTACAAAACGTTTAGTAGCAATGGCTGAGCAAAGCCTTGGCGGATACCAAAAATAA
- a CDS encoding YheC/YheD family protein: MKDHIYTLQISTDHPRSLTLPYIFSSTSPFASLSFGSRHVACENIEIHHTYAQEIIIGEQIAKELLLPPSTAIHAFTQNQTLIFGPLIGIFTTGFTESASRPIGNRSISFQDLITPPDSLHPFVFLFGAQHINWDEETIDGYFFKEKSWVRCKVPFPNVIYDRLPNRQAETYKPIIRAKKRLQTKYAIPWFNPGFFNKWNIHQLLINEETVASLLPQTESFQHFEQIEHFLSSYKHVYMKPVHGSFGRNIYQIFYSNAENCYYCRYREGKQNKLRKYHSLETLINHVMQGQDLKQFIIQQGIVLLRIGGQPVDFRIHTNKNRFGNWRVSAIVAKIAGKGSMTTHVNSGGEVKPLQDIFPDATERVQITNKLTDAALQLSSILDQHMEGNIGEIGFDLGLDTGENVWLFEANSKPGRTVFQCEELQEYGELTRQLFYEYAIHLTESNLSRSKRRLPEDETSTK; this comes from the coding sequence TTGAAAGATCATATTTACACATTACAAATTTCTACTGATCATCCAAGGTCGCTAACATTGCCTTATATATTTTCGAGTACTTCTCCCTTTGCATCTCTTTCTTTTGGATCGCGACATGTGGCATGTGAAAACATTGAAATTCATCATACTTATGCGCAAGAAATTATAATAGGCGAACAGATTGCGAAAGAACTTTTACTTCCACCTTCGACCGCCATACATGCTTTCACTCAAAATCAAACCCTTATATTCGGACCACTAATCGGTATTTTCACAACAGGTTTTACGGAATCCGCTTCTCGGCCCATTGGCAATCGTTCTATCAGTTTCCAGGATCTAATTACCCCACCAGACTCTTTACATCCATTTGTTTTCTTATTTGGTGCACAGCATATAAACTGGGATGAAGAAACGATTGATGGGTACTTTTTCAAAGAAAAAAGCTGGGTGCGATGTAAAGTTCCTTTTCCAAATGTTATTTACGACCGATTACCTAATCGACAAGCAGAGACTTATAAACCTATCATTCGGGCAAAAAAACGATTACAAACAAAGTACGCCATCCCATGGTTTAATCCAGGATTTTTCAACAAATGGAATATACACCAACTTCTTATAAATGAAGAAACAGTCGCTTCACTATTACCTCAAACAGAATCATTTCAGCACTTCGAGCAAATAGAGCATTTCTTATCATCATACAAACACGTTTATATGAAACCCGTGCACGGTAGTTTTGGGCGAAACATTTATCAAATTTTTTATTCTAATGCAGAAAACTGTTATTATTGTCGTTACCGTGAAGGGAAACAAAATAAATTACGAAAGTATCACTCTTTAGAAACACTAATTAATCACGTTATGCAAGGACAGGATTTAAAACAATTTATTATCCAGCAAGGAATTGTTTTATTACGTATAGGTGGGCAGCCGGTAGATTTTCGAATTCACACAAATAAAAATCGTTTTGGTAATTGGAGAGTTAGTGCCATCGTTGCGAAAATTGCTGGAAAAGGCAGTATGACAACTCATGTAAATAGCGGCGGAGAAGTAAAACCACTCCAAGATATCTTTCCTGATGCGACGGAGCGTGTGCAAATCACAAATAAATTAACAGATGCAGCCCTGCAACTAAGTTCTATTTTAGATCAGCATATGGAAGGAAATATTGGAGAAATTGGTTTTGATTTAGGCTTAGATACAGGCGAAAATGTTTGGCTATTTGAAGCCAATTCTAAGCCTGGAAGAACTGTCTTTCAATGCGAAGAATTACAAGAATATGGTGAACTGACGAGACAGTTATTTTACGAGTATGCCATACATTTAACAGAAAGTAATCTTTCTCGTTCGAAAAGGCGATTACCAGAAGATGAAACTTCCACCAAATGA
- a CDS encoding DUF445 family protein, with protein sequence MNMWLNMLTTTGLGAIIGGYTNHLAIKMLFRPHHPIFIGKFQVPFTPGLIPKRRDELAVQLGKMVVDHLLTPEGIGKKLTDEKFQQELIQWAQVEIDKVLVNEQSLRGVLEKWGLEHVEEKTIQKIECMIAEKIDTFLSQYYTYTWEQALPHSVHEKVEQMIPNVASFILERGISFFESEEGKERLAKMIDDFFASRGTLLNLVGMFLGNVSLVDRLQPEVIKFLRQEGTKELLSDVLQKEWEKCKGREVKEIEFFIEKDMIVNSLLSTIKIEETVKGFFNQSIQKVCEPVRETVVQTMIPSLVKKGLAWGINNTEQILKNLRLAEIVQQEVSAFSTERLEDLVLSITKSELKMITYLGALLGGTIGLIQGILLLFLM encoded by the coding sequence ATGAATATGTGGTTAAATATGTTAACAACAACAGGGTTAGGAGCGATCATTGGTGGATATACGAACCATTTAGCGATAAAAATGTTATTTCGCCCGCATCACCCTATTTTTATTGGAAAGTTTCAAGTACCATTCACACCAGGGTTAATTCCGAAGCGCCGCGATGAACTTGCTGTTCAATTAGGAAAAATGGTTGTGGATCACTTGTTAACGCCTGAAGGGATTGGAAAGAAATTAACAGATGAAAAATTTCAGCAAGAACTAATTCAATGGGCGCAAGTAGAGATAGATAAAGTTTTGGTGAATGAACAATCATTGCGAGGTGTTTTAGAAAAATGGGGCTTGGAGCATGTGGAAGAGAAGACAATTCAAAAAATTGAATGCATGATTGCGGAAAAAATTGATACGTTTTTATCACAATATTATACATATACGTGGGAACAGGCTTTACCTCATTCTGTTCATGAAAAAGTGGAGCAAATGATTCCGAATGTAGCATCATTTATTTTAGAAAGAGGGATAAGCTTTTTTGAAAGTGAAGAAGGGAAAGAACGACTTGCTAAAATGATTGATGACTTTTTCGCTTCACGAGGCACATTGTTAAATTTAGTAGGGATGTTTTTAGGGAATGTAAGTTTAGTGGATCGTTTGCAGCCAGAAGTGATTAAATTTTTAAGACAAGAAGGAACGAAGGAGCTCTTAAGTGATGTCTTGCAAAAAGAGTGGGAGAAATGTAAGGGAAGAGAAGTGAAGGAAATCGAATTCTTTATTGAGAAAGACATGATTGTCAATTCACTCCTATCAACAATTAAAATAGAAGAAACTGTAAAAGGATTCTTTAATCAGTCGATTCAAAAAGTGTGTGAACCAGTTCGGGAAACAGTTGTACAAACAATGATTCCAAGCTTAGTGAAAAAGGGTTTAGCATGGGGGATAAACAATACCGAACAAATCTTGAAAAACTTACGTCTTGCAGAAATCGTACAACAAGAAGTATCTGCATTCTCAACAGAAAGATTAGAAGATCTTGTGTTATCCATTACGAAGAGTGAGCTTAAGATGATTACATATTTAGGAGCGTTATTAGGGGGAACAATTGGATTGATTCAAGGCATATTATTGCTTTTCTTAATGTAA
- a CDS encoding YlbF/YmcA family competence regulator, producing MTKNIHDVAYELQKAIAENTDFQALKASYAEVQGDAASKQLFDQFRTMQMGLQQKMMQGQEITDEDNQKAQEVVALIQQDPKIVKLMEAEQRLNVVIGDINKIIMKPLEELYTAYQA from the coding sequence ATGACAAAAAACATTCATGATGTTGCATATGAATTACAAAAGGCAATCGCAGAAAATACAGATTTTCAAGCATTAAAAGCTAGTTATGCAGAAGTACAAGGGGATGCAGCGTCTAAGCAATTATTTGATCAATTCCGTACAATGCAAATGGGCTTACAACAAAAGATGATGCAAGGCCAAGAGATTACTGATGAAGATAATCAAAAAGCACAAGAAGTTGTAGCGCTTATTCAACAAGATCCAAAAATCGTAAAGTTAATGGAAGCAGAGCAACGCTTAAATGTTGTAATCGGCGATATTAACAAAATTATCATGAAGCCACTTGAAGAATTATATACTGCATACCAGGCTTAA
- the alsS gene encoding acetolactate synthase AlsS, whose amino-acid sequence MSTEVKASNVKTKTTKGADLVVDCLIQQGVTHVFGIPGAKIDSVFDVLKERGPELIVCRHEQNAAFMAAAVGRLTGKPGVCLVTSGPGTSNLATGLVTATAESDPVVALAGAVPRTDRLKRTHQSMDNAALFEPITKYSVEVEHSDNVPEALTNAFRSATSTHPGATLVSLPQDVMTAETSVSSIGTLSQPQLGIAPTHKIAAVVEQIKSAKLPVILLGMRASTNEVTKAVRELIADTQLPVVETYQAAGAISRELEDHFFGRVGLFRNQPGDILLEEADLILSIGYDPIEYDPKFWNKLGDRTIIHLDDHQADIDHDYQPNCELIGDIALTVDSIAEQLPKLILTTKSEAILDQLRAKLSEQAEVPVRDSQGLTHPLQVIRTLRSLIDDETTVACDIGSHYIWMARCFRSYEPRRLLFSNGMQTLGVALPWAIAATLVEPGKKVVSVSGDGGFLFSAMELETAVRLNSPIVHLVWRDGTYDMVAFQQMMKYGRTSATEFGDVDIVKYAESFGATGLRVNSQEELEDVLKEAMKAEGPVIVDIPIDYRDNIKLSEKLLPNQLN is encoded by the coding sequence TTGAGTACAGAAGTAAAAGCAAGCAACGTGAAAACAAAAACAACAAAAGGAGCCGATCTTGTTGTCGATTGTTTAATCCAGCAAGGAGTTACACATGTTTTCGGTATTCCGGGTGCAAAAATTGATTCTGTGTTTGATGTGCTAAAGGAGCGTGGACCTGAGTTAATCGTTTGTCGTCATGAACAAAACGCAGCATTTATGGCAGCGGCTGTTGGACGATTGACAGGAAAACCAGGTGTATGTCTTGTTACATCAGGACCAGGGACATCAAATTTAGCGACAGGTCTTGTGACTGCTACTGCAGAGAGTGATCCCGTTGTTGCTTTAGCGGGTGCAGTGCCGCGTACAGATCGTTTGAAACGTACGCATCAATCTATGGATAATGCTGCACTATTCGAACCAATCACAAAATATAGCGTAGAAGTAGAGCATTCTGATAATGTGCCAGAAGCACTTACAAATGCATTTCGCAGTGCAACTTCTACTCATCCGGGAGCAACGCTTGTTAGTCTTCCGCAAGATGTTATGACTGCTGAAACGTCCGTTTCATCTATTGGCACGCTTTCTCAGCCGCAACTTGGTATCGCTCCCACACATAAAATTGCCGCAGTTGTAGAACAAATTAAATCTGCAAAATTACCAGTTATTTTACTTGGTATGAGAGCGAGCACAAATGAAGTAACAAAAGCAGTTCGTGAGTTAATTGCTGATACACAATTGCCGGTTGTTGAAACGTATCAAGCAGCTGGAGCAATTTCACGTGAATTAGAAGATCATTTCTTTGGACGCGTTGGGTTATTCCGTAATCAACCAGGCGATATTTTATTAGAAGAGGCTGATCTTATTCTATCTATCGGTTATGACCCAATTGAGTATGATCCGAAGTTTTGGAATAAGTTAGGGGACAGAACGATTATTCATCTTGACGATCATCAAGCTGATATTGACCATGACTATCAACCAAATTGCGAATTAATAGGTGATATTGCATTAACGGTAGATAGCATTGCAGAGCAATTACCGAAACTTATTTTAACAACGAAATCAGAAGCTATCTTAGATCAATTGCGTGCGAAATTATCTGAGCAAGCTGAAGTGCCAGTTCGTGATTCACAAGGGCTTACACATCCACTGCAAGTCATTCGTACACTCCGCTCTTTAATTGATGATGAAACAACGGTGGCATGTGACATCGGTTCCCATTACATTTGGATGGCAAGATGCTTCCGTTCTTATGAGCCACGCCGATTACTGTTTAGTAACGGTATGCAAACATTAGGTGTTGCGCTTCCATGGGCAATTGCAGCGACATTAGTAGAACCAGGGAAAAAGGTTGTTTCCGTTTCTGGAGACGGTGGTTTCTTATTCTCTGCAATGGAATTAGAAACGGCAGTACGCTTGAATTCTCCAATTGTACATCTTGTTTGGAGGGATGGTACATACGATATGGTTGCATTCCAACAAATGATGAAATACGGCAGAACATCAGCGACAGAATTTGGTGATGTTGATATTGTAAAATATGCAGAAAGCTTCGGTGCTACTGGACTTCGAGTAAATTCTCAAGAAGAGTTAGAAGATGTGTTGAAAGAAGCAATGAAAGCAGAAGGCCCTGTTATTGTTGATATTCCAATTGATTATCGCGATAACATTAAATTAAGTGAAAAATTACTACCAAACCAATTGAACTAG
- the budA gene encoding acetolactate decarboxylase — MSIAQLLDIDAKKIKTNNEVYQTSTMLALLDGIYDGIINFEQLKEHGDFGIGTFDQLDGEMIAFDGEFYHLRSDGSAEMVAPEETTPFATVTFFEKEMSYTIDRPMNREEVEALLHELIPSKNLFYGIRMDGTFREVRTRTVPRQEKPYTPLVEVTKSQPIFSFKNTKGTMAGFWTPDYAQGIGVAGFHLHYIDDERSGGGHVFDFTVENCTIQICQKAHMHLALPETADFMAADLSRENLENDIATAEGAE; from the coding sequence ATGAGTATTGCACAATTATTAGATATTGATGCGAAAAAGATCAAAACGAATAATGAAGTATATCAAACATCAACAATGCTAGCTTTATTAGATGGTATATATGATGGAATTATTAATTTTGAACAGTTAAAAGAACATGGAGACTTTGGCATCGGTACGTTTGATCAATTAGATGGTGAAATGATTGCGTTTGACGGTGAGTTTTATCATTTACGTTCCGACGGTTCAGCAGAAATGGTAGCACCGGAAGAAACAACCCCGTTTGCCACTGTAACATTTTTTGAAAAAGAAATGAGTTATACAATTGATCGTCCAATGAATCGTGAAGAAGTGGAAGCTTTATTACATGAATTAATACCAAGTAAAAACTTATTTTATGGTATTCGCATGGATGGTACATTCCGTGAAGTAAGAACAAGAACCGTTCCGCGTCAAGAAAAACCGTATACACCGCTTGTAGAAGTAACAAAATCACAGCCGATTTTTTCTTTCAAAAATACGAAAGGAACAATGGCAGGATTTTGGACACCGGATTATGCGCAAGGGATTGGAGTGGCCGGTTTCCATCTACATTATATTGATGATGAACGAAGCGGAGGCGGGCATGTTTTTGATTTTACTGTAGAAAACTGTACGATCCAAATTTGTCAAAAAGCACATATGCATTTAGCACTTCCAGAAACAGCTGATTTTATGGCAGCAGATTTGTCGAGAGAAAACCTTGAAAATGATATTGCGACTGCGGAAGGTGCAGAGTAG